A single genomic interval of Anaerobacillus sp. CMMVII harbors:
- the ytkD gene encoding RNA deprotection pyrophosphohydrolase, with translation MSVGTLDSQVFSFIDFYKNKVEFSYDDHPFSNDPRHVWVVCKFQEEWLLTRHEDRGIEFPGGKVELGETPEEAARREVYEETGGVVDTLTYLGQYRVTAKQDHIIKNVYFARIKRLDDREHYYETVGPILLKELPPNVRFDKKFSFIMKDDVLTYSMQWVVSNRK, from the coding sequence GTGTCAGTAGGTACCTTGGATAGTCAGGTTTTTTCATTTATTGATTTTTATAAAAATAAAGTAGAGTTTTCCTATGATGATCATCCGTTCTCGAACGACCCAAGACATGTCTGGGTTGTGTGTAAGTTTCAAGAAGAGTGGCTTTTAACTCGTCATGAAGATCGTGGAATTGAATTTCCAGGTGGTAAAGTTGAGTTGGGGGAGACTCCTGAAGAAGCAGCAAGAAGAGAAGTGTATGAAGAAACAGGCGGGGTCGTAGATACACTTACTTACTTAGGTCAATATCGTGTAACAGCAAAACAGGATCATATAATAAAGAACGTTTACTTTGCCAGGATTAAACGACTTGATGATCGAGAGCATTATTATGAAACAGTAGGACCAATATTACTTAAAGAGCTTCCTCCTAATGTAAGATTTGATAAAAAATTTAGTTTCATCATGAAAGATGATGTATTAACTTATAGCATGCAATGGGTTGTTAGCAATAGGAAATAA
- a CDS encoding molybdenum cofactor guanylyltransferase, with protein MKAGVIILAGGKSSRMGQNKALLPLDGVSTIEKIKNSIADLFEDILIVANDEAAYQFLNLPIVKDKVRDKGPLAGIHAGLLAAKRETNLIIACDMPFISPYIAKHLVDHSEGFDAVVPVIAGKQHPLFAVYNKSVLPTLENCLETEQLRMKHLLDRIHVNYSSEEDLQIKEIANLEQVFYNMNHPSEYEEAKNMTENSNSRKKEWG; from the coding sequence ATGAAGGCAGGGGTTATTATATTAGCTGGAGGAAAGTCTAGTCGGATGGGGCAAAATAAAGCGTTGTTACCTCTTGATGGAGTATCTACGATTGAAAAAATCAAAAATAGTATCGCAGATCTTTTTGAGGATATTTTGATTGTAGCTAACGATGAAGCTGCTTATCAGTTTCTAAATCTTCCTATCGTCAAGGATAAAGTAAGGGACAAGGGACCCTTAGCAGGAATACATGCTGGATTGCTTGCTGCAAAACGAGAAACTAATCTCATTATTGCCTGTGATATGCCGTTTATTTCGCCATATATTGCAAAGCATTTAGTAGACCACAGTGAAGGGTTTGATGCAGTTGTCCCAGTGATTGCTGGTAAACAGCACCCTTTATTTGCAGTTTATAATAAATCAGTCTTACCAACGTTAGAAAATTGTTTAGAAACTGAGCAATTACGAATGAAACATTTGTTGGATCGAATACATGTGAATTATAGTTCAGAAGAGGATCTTCAAATCAAAGAAATTGCTAATCTTGAACAAGTTTTCTATAATATGAATCATCCTTCGGAATATGAAGAAGCAAAAAATATGACGGAAAATAGCAACTCTCGAAAAAAAGAGTGGGGATGA
- a CDS encoding molybdopterin biosynthesis protein has product MSDKEFNRKVYLQDKPRQQAKEELIEKAKLIPEIETVATRAALGRVTALPIFANLSMPHYHASAMDGVAVRAEDTYEAHEQRPLHLKRNVDYIYVDTGNPIPSEYNAVIMVEDIQEIDSETIEIIAPATPWQNIRPVGEDVVCGEMILPQGHILRPVDLGALLAGGVLELPVVKKPKVAILPTGNELVQPGSPMKPGDIIEFNGTVFSSFVQEWGGDPLLFDIVVDNPMHIRQAIEKAADEADMIIINAGSSAGSKDYTVHVINELGHVYTHGIATRPGKPVILGEVKGKPIIGVPGYPVSAYLALEWFLRPLVYHYQGIQEPKRETLNVRLGRRVVSNMGAEDFVRMNVGFVNGEYIANPLTRAAGVTMSMVRADGILVVPADSQGLEQGEEVEIELYKPLQSIKKGVLFTGSHDLSIDIVSSLLKKKDVNRQIISSHVGSLAGIMAIRKGEAHVTGIHLLDPETETYNQPYVEKYLSGQEVVVIPFLKREQGWIVPKGNPLNIKTLEDIVEKGVAYVNRQRGAGTRILFDSLLKKHSFTSEQIQGYEREMFSHLSVAAEVKEKENSVGLGVYSAASTMGLDFVPVADESYDLVMTKAFYESDGGKLFLEVIESSEFIKMVEQLGGYKVVQR; this is encoded by the coding sequence ATGAGTGATAAGGAATTTAACCGCAAAGTTTATTTGCAAGATAAACCTAGACAACAGGCAAAAGAAGAACTTATAGAAAAAGCAAAATTAATTCCTGAAATTGAAACTGTAGCAACAAGGGCTGCACTTGGTAGAGTTACGGCATTGCCTATATTTGCGAATCTATCAATGCCACATTATCATGCATCAGCGATGGATGGGGTTGCTGTTCGAGCAGAAGATACCTATGAAGCACATGAACAACGGCCACTTCATTTGAAAAGAAATGTAGACTATATCTACGTTGATACAGGAAATCCAATTCCTAGCGAATACAATGCCGTGATTATGGTGGAAGACATTCAAGAGATTGACTCTGAAACAATAGAAATAATTGCACCAGCAACTCCTTGGCAAAATATTCGTCCAGTTGGTGAGGATGTCGTTTGTGGGGAAATGATTTTGCCACAAGGTCATATCCTTCGACCAGTTGATCTTGGAGCATTACTTGCTGGAGGTGTGCTTGAGCTCCCTGTAGTAAAAAAGCCAAAAGTTGCGATCCTACCAACAGGAAATGAACTGGTGCAACCTGGTTCGCCAATGAAACCAGGTGACATCATCGAGTTCAATGGTACTGTTTTTTCAAGCTTTGTACAAGAATGGGGCGGTGATCCACTGCTTTTTGATATTGTGGTTGATAATCCAATGCACATCCGGCAAGCGATTGAAAAAGCAGCTGACGAAGCTGATATGATCATTATTAACGCCGGGTCTTCAGCGGGATCTAAAGATTACACCGTTCATGTCATTAATGAATTAGGTCATGTATACACACATGGAATTGCTACGCGTCCAGGGAAGCCGGTAATTTTAGGTGAGGTAAAAGGAAAGCCAATCATTGGGGTTCCGGGTTATCCAGTTTCTGCATATTTGGCCTTAGAATGGTTTTTGAGACCGTTAGTTTACCACTACCAAGGAATCCAGGAACCTAAAAGGGAAACTTTAAACGTTCGTTTAGGTCGAAGAGTTGTCTCAAACATGGGAGCGGAAGATTTCGTACGCATGAATGTAGGGTTTGTAAATGGTGAATACATCGCGAATCCATTAACAAGAGCTGCAGGTGTAACAATGTCAATGGTCCGTGCTGATGGCATTTTAGTTGTTCCTGCAGATAGTCAAGGTTTAGAGCAGGGCGAAGAGGTTGAAATTGAACTATACAAGCCACTTCAGTCGATTAAGAAAGGTGTACTCTTTACTGGTAGCCATGATTTATCGATAGATATTGTCTCATCGTTACTAAAGAAAAAAGACGTAAATAGACAAATTATCTCTTCTCATGTAGGGAGTTTAGCTGGGATCATGGCGATTAGAAAAGGTGAAGCACATGTAACAGGAATTCATCTCTTAGACCCTGAAACAGAAACTTATAATCAGCCTTATGTAGAAAAGTATCTCTCTGGTCAAGAAGTTGTTGTTATCCCATTTTTAAAACGTGAACAGGGCTGGATTGTTCCAAAAGGGAATCCGCTAAATATAAAGACACTCGAAGATATCGTTGAAAAAGGTGTCGCATACGTTAATCGCCAGCGAGGAGCTGGTACAAGAATACTATTTGACTCATTATTAAAAAAGCATTCTTTCACTTCTGAGCAAATTCAAGGTTATGAAAGAGAAATGTTCTCTCACTTAAGTGTAGCTGCTGAGGTAAAAGAAAAGGAAAATAGTGTTGGATTAGGTGTATATTCTGCAGCTAGTACCATGGGACTAGATTTTGTTCCAGTTGCTGATGAAAGCTATGATTTAGTCATGACAAAGGCTTTCTACGAAAGTGACGGAGGGAAATTATTTTTAGAAGTTATCGAGTCATCAGAATTTATCAAAATGGTTGAACAATTAGGTGGTTACAAAGTCGTTCAGCGTTAA
- the glp gene encoding gephyrin-like molybdotransferase Glp, translating to MQFFKVKTVEETFTLIEDLVKAVKVVEEITLEKSLHRILAEDIVATENVPSFPRSTVDGYAVKAKETFGSSETMPGFLNVAGSVKMGEEASTPLGVGEAIYIPTGGMMPPNSDSVIMIEHCEDLAGLLNLYRQVAPGENVIQVGEDVKEGAVLIEKGTKLRPQELGAIAAIGKTHVKVFKQLTIGYLSSGDEIVPYKTEQLQIGQVRDVNALTITSLVEEWDATAIYGGIVTDDYSEYQRRAKELFDQVDCLVLSGGSSVGAKDYTTKVIESLGEPGVFIHGISVKPGKPTILAMAGEKPVVGLPGHPASAMVIFSLFGERVVKKLSGEMSRNTLDRVQVRVKKNIHSAMGRTDYIRVKLTEEEGDWWAEPIIGKSGLISTLVQSDGIVEIKAEYEGARQGEFVPAILLR from the coding sequence ATGCAATTTTTTAAAGTAAAAACGGTCGAAGAAACATTTACTCTTATTGAAGATTTAGTAAAAGCTGTTAAAGTGGTTGAAGAAATTACGCTAGAAAAATCGCTTCACAGAATATTAGCTGAGGATATCGTGGCAACTGAGAATGTGCCTAGCTTTCCAAGATCTACAGTTGATGGTTACGCTGTAAAAGCGAAAGAGACATTTGGATCCTCAGAAACAATGCCCGGCTTTTTAAATGTAGCAGGTAGTGTGAAAATGGGGGAAGAAGCGTCAACGCCCCTTGGTGTAGGTGAAGCTATCTATATCCCGACAGGAGGGATGATGCCACCTAATAGTGATAGCGTTATCATGATTGAACATTGTGAAGATCTAGCTGGGTTATTAAATCTATATAGGCAAGTAGCTCCCGGTGAAAATGTCATTCAAGTTGGAGAAGACGTCAAAGAAGGAGCAGTACTAATTGAAAAAGGTACAAAACTCCGACCACAAGAATTAGGAGCAATTGCCGCAATAGGAAAGACACATGTGAAGGTCTTTAAGCAACTTACGATAGGTTACTTATCTAGCGGAGATGAAATAGTTCCTTATAAGACTGAACAATTACAGATTGGTCAAGTAAGAGATGTTAACGCTCTTACAATTACAAGTCTAGTAGAAGAATGGGACGCTACTGCCATATATGGTGGCATTGTAACAGACGACTACAGTGAATATCAACGCCGCGCGAAAGAACTTTTTGATCAAGTAGATTGTCTTGTTCTTTCAGGAGGAAGCTCTGTTGGTGCCAAAGACTATACAACGAAAGTCATTGAATCTCTTGGAGAGCCTGGGGTCTTTATTCACGGTATTTCAGTTAAACCAGGTAAACCAACAATTTTGGCAATGGCAGGTGAAAAGCCGGTGGTTGGCTTACCTGGACACCCAGCTTCTGCAATGGTCATTTTTTCGTTATTCGGGGAAAGAGTTGTAAAGAAACTAAGTGGTGAAATGTCCCGTAACACGTTAGACCGAGTTCAAGTCCGAGTAAAGAAAAATATCCATTCGGCAATGGGAAGAACTGACTATATCCGAGTGAAGCTTACTGAAGAAGAGGGTGACTGGTGGGCAGAACCAATTATCGGAAAGTCTGGTCTTATTTCAACACTTGTACAAAGTGATGGAATTGTTGAAATTAAAGCGGAATATGAAGGTGCAAGACAAGGTGAGTTTGTACCGGCAATTCTGTTACGCTAG
- the tatA gene encoding twin-arginine translocase TatA/TatE family subunit: protein MFSNIGIPGLILILVIALIIFGPKKLPEMGRAVGQTLKEFKKSTRELTSDFNDDDDKKKDTEKQAEESKKTE, encoded by the coding sequence ATGTTTAGTAATATTGGAATTCCAGGTTTAATCTTAATCTTAGTTATTGCATTGATCATCTTTGGACCAAAGAAGCTTCCAGAAATGGGAAGAGCAGTAGGTCAAACATTAAAAGAATTTAAGAAGTCTACACGAGAATTAACTAGTGACTTTAATGATGACGATGACAAAAAGAAAGATACTGAAAAACAAGCTGAAGAAAGCAAGAAGACTGAATAG
- a CDS encoding MFS transporter, producing the protein MEDKKTWDLVSLASIPLVMTLGNSMLIPVLPTIEKELKISSLQVSMIITVYSVVAIILIPIAGYLSDQYGRKKIIIPSLVLAAIGGLISGWASWQVEDAYGLIIIGRLLQGVGAAGAAPIVMPLVGDLFQDESDVSNGLGVIETSNTFGKVLSPILGAVLAAWVWFMPFFAFPVFCLISILMMIFLVESPPISSKPPKLDEFIRAIKSTFQNEGRWLYAVFVVGCICMFVLFGVLFYLSTMLEEQHNIDGIKKGIILAIPLAALCFSSFITGKTIGQEKMKMKIITVIGLVILTIANFSVAFSKDIYVLLTAMFASGLGIGFALPSLDALVTEGIEKDQRGTITSVYSSMRFVGVALGPPIVAVLMKASHFTLFLVITLISLLSVFITFVFIKPTEDD; encoded by the coding sequence ATGGAGGATAAAAAAACGTGGGATCTTGTATCCTTAGCTTCTATTCCCTTAGTGATGACACTTGGGAACTCAATGTTGATCCCTGTCCTTCCAACAATTGAAAAAGAACTGAAAATAAGTTCATTACAAGTAAGTATGATTATAACTGTATACTCTGTAGTTGCGATCATTCTTATCCCGATTGCAGGCTATTTGTCTGATCAATATGGAAGAAAGAAAATTATCATTCCAAGTCTTGTACTAGCAGCAATTGGTGGTTTAATTTCCGGTTGGGCATCCTGGCAGGTAGAAGATGCATATGGACTAATTATTATCGGGCGTCTCTTGCAAGGAGTTGGTGCTGCTGGTGCTGCACCGATCGTTATGCCTTTGGTTGGAGATCTTTTCCAAGATGAAAGCGATGTGAGTAACGGATTAGGTGTAATTGAAACTTCCAATACATTTGGAAAAGTACTAAGTCCTATCCTAGGTGCTGTACTTGCAGCTTGGGTGTGGTTTATGCCGTTTTTTGCATTTCCGGTATTTTGTCTTATCTCAATTTTAATGATGATATTTCTTGTTGAATCACCCCCAATATCATCAAAGCCGCCAAAACTTGATGAGTTTATTCGCGCAATAAAAAGCACATTTCAAAACGAAGGTCGTTGGCTATATGCAGTATTTGTGGTCGGTTGTATCTGCATGTTTGTTCTTTTTGGTGTTTTATTTTACTTATCGACAATGCTTGAAGAACAACATAATATTGATGGTATTAAAAAAGGGATTATTTTAGCTATACCATTAGCAGCTTTATGTTTTTCATCATTTATTACTGGTAAAACAATTGGACAAGAAAAAATGAAAATGAAGATTATTACAGTTATCGGCTTGGTCATTTTAACGATAGCTAATTTTTCTGTTGCCTTTTCCAAGGATATATACGTATTACTAACTGCAATGTTTGCTTCAGGACTCGGGATTGGTTTTGCATTACCTAGCTTAGATGCGCTAGTTACTGAAGGAATTGAAAAAGATCAAAGAGGTACGATTACATCTGTATATAGTAGTATGCGCTTTGTGGGGGTTGCTCTAGGTCCTCCCATTGTTGCTGTTTTAATGAAAGCTTCGCATTTCACTTTATTCTTGGTCATTACATTGATTAGCCTCCTCTCTGTATTTATTACGTTTGTTTTTATTAAACCTACAGAAGATGATTAA
- a CDS encoding spore coat protein, with translation MSDNLSVSAEQMNKEIQLSEELIHIMNSCDVRVSTTDTKAAISLQASLQAAIALIISISIADSSQAERITQDLLQTTKTKQQTLQKIVIDNSQGVNVTTTDTQVALNIQLLLQILLALIVKLDIL, from the coding sequence ATGAGTGACAACTTAAGTGTAAGTGCAGAACAAATGAATAAAGAAATTCAACTTTCTGAAGAGCTAATCCACATTATGAATTCATGTGATGTTCGCGTAAGTACAACAGATACAAAAGCAGCTATTTCGCTACAGGCATCCTTGCAAGCTGCGATTGCGTTAATTATTAGTATTTCTATTGCTGATAGTTCGCAAGCAGAAAGAATTACTCAAGACTTATTGCAAACAACAAAAACGAAGCAGCAAACGCTCCAGAAGATAGTTATTGATAATTCTCAAGGAGTTAACGTGACAACGACAGACACACAAGTTGCCTTAAACATTCAACTATTATTACAAATTTTATTAGCGTTAATTGTAAAGTTAGATATTTTATAA
- a CDS encoding formate dehydrogenase accessory protein FdhE translates to MKSTVISEEYLALQTDISNKQTKWTESLDKSSVVEKQPLQHKHVPIIAQTMVNVNYDLYKEWIFDLADYLVEKDEKLQNDVTKLKEILNDEIVKKWVTEVLAFNQIYFHSFAEKEGLAEWFPYFLAEHSLRPYLRVVSDVYKDELATVHTKGSCPCCGEPIRLAVLEGKGLKMIVCPRCEAKWNQKRLHCSLCGNEDHESLSYYNIEEEKNSKLEVCGKCNGYIKIIDTRKLFKKQTAFLLDLTTLHLDFVAQENGFGITEEEEVKS, encoded by the coding sequence ATGAAGTCAACAGTAATCTCAGAAGAATATTTAGCATTACAAACAGATATTTCAAATAAACAAACAAAGTGGACTGAATCGTTAGATAAAAGTTCTGTAGTTGAAAAGCAACCATTACAACATAAACATGTACCTATTATTGCGCAAACAATGGTGAATGTTAATTATGATTTATACAAAGAATGGATTTTCGATTTAGCAGATTATTTAGTAGAGAAAGATGAAAAGTTACAAAATGATGTAACAAAACTTAAAGAAATACTTAATGATGAGATAGTTAAGAAATGGGTTACTGAAGTTTTAGCATTTAACCAGATTTACTTCCATTCTTTTGCTGAGAAGGAAGGACTAGCAGAATGGTTCCCTTACTTTTTAGCAGAACATAGTTTACGCCCGTATTTAAGAGTCGTATCTGATGTTTACAAAGATGAATTGGCGACTGTCCATACAAAGGGAAGTTGTCCTTGTTGTGGAGAACCAATTCGCTTAGCGGTTCTTGAAGGAAAAGGTTTAAAGATGATTGTTTGTCCACGCTGTGAAGCAAAATGGAATCAAAAACGCTTACACTGCTCACTTTGTGGCAATGAAGATCACGAAAGTCTAAGCTACTATAATATTGAGGAAGAGAAAAACTCTAAGCTAGAAGTGTGTGGGAAATGTAATGGCTATATTAAAATTATTGACACAAGAAAACTTTTCAAGAAACAAACTGCGTTTTTACTTGATTTAACAACACTTCACCTCGATTTCGTTGCACAAGAGAATGGCTTCGGTATAACGGAGGAAGAAGAGGTAAAGAGCTAG
- a CDS encoding formate dehydrogenase subunit gamma, which yields MMSSKQKTVKRFSKQVIIVHWVNALAFFGLYITGLPLYTEFFSWMYGVFGGPENLRLLHRIFAVMFIIPVFFILITDPKSFFHWIKQMFTWKKNDFQFFAKFPKEFFGGHVKDMPKQDFYNAGEKINSLLQLLCAVMLIGSGIVMWMPHLFSTGVVQWAYPIHNIGFGLAAAVVIGHIYLSVGHPGSKASMQGMTKGDVPVEYAKEHHGAWYDELVAKGEIKEDKPVKKGKGA from the coding sequence ATGATGAGTAGTAAACAAAAGACAGTAAAGCGTTTTAGCAAGCAGGTCATCATTGTCCATTGGGTGAATGCATTAGCCTTCTTCGGATTATATATTACAGGTCTACCACTTTATACAGAGTTCTTTAGCTGGATGTACGGAGTTTTTGGTGGTCCTGAAAACTTACGATTATTACATCGTATCTTTGCAGTGATGTTTATCATTCCAGTATTCTTCATCTTGATTACTGATCCAAAAAGTTTCTTTCATTGGATTAAACAAATGTTTACTTGGAAAAAGAACGATTTTCAATTTTTTGCAAAGTTTCCAAAAGAGTTCTTCGGTGGTCATGTAAAAGATATGCCGAAGCAAGATTTCTATAATGCGGGTGAGAAGATTAACTCTTTATTACAATTGCTTTGTGCTGTCATGTTAATTGGTTCTGGTATCGTAATGTGGATGCCACACCTATTCTCAACGGGAGTAGTACAATGGGCTTACCCAATCCATAATATTGGTTTTGGATTAGCTGCTGCGGTTGTGATTGGTCATATTTACTTGTCAGTTGGACATCCAGGGTCTAAAGCTTCAATGCAAGGGATGACAAAAGGAGACGTACCAGTAGAATATGCAAAAGAACATCATGGCGCTTGGTATGATGAGTTAGTAGCAAAAGGTGAAATTAAAGAAGATAAGCCTGTGAAAAAGGGTAAAGGAGCATAA
- a CDS encoding methyl-accepting chemotaxis protein, giving the protein MFKSLKLAAKINMLVLSILLVLSVVMSVVVMKQVESGAELAAIQKVKTDLPFGYEFINAKYPGEWSEKAGELYKGAMKVSGNFDLVDEIAELTDGTVTIFLGNTRVTTNVIRDEQRAIGTQVSEEVSSVVLGKGETFYGEANVVGETVQTGYMPIRDASGETIGIWYVGASQAFIEEVVKETMQMFFVILATAFVAIFFVLIWYTKRISRRLMNVTKVMDAAGNGDFTKVIEVDSEDEIGCLTKSFENMKINLKNLIDDVIHTSNEVATSSELLSINSEQTSKATEQICEAIQEVAFSADKQIDSTDAAAETVEGISAGMLQITTNIQNVTDASVKTNQAANTGNHVVINAVEQMKIINIKTEESSQVVNNLSQKSTEINKILSLITAVADQTNLLALNAAIEAARAGEQGKGFAVVADEVRKLAEQSGKSAQQISQLITEIQHESKLAVAAMTDSKDAVKEGITIISDAGKVFENISSSVEGVSSQLQEVTAGVQQVTAGVDEMVVMTNKVKELTEQSGQFLQNVAASTEEQTASIQEVAASAVKLSNFADQLREAVKVFKVK; this is encoded by the coding sequence GTGTTTAAAAGCTTAAAGTTAGCTGCTAAGATCAATATGCTTGTCCTTAGCATATTACTAGTTTTATCAGTGGTTATGAGCGTAGTTGTCATGAAACAAGTTGAAAGTGGTGCAGAGTTAGCAGCAATTCAAAAAGTAAAAACAGATTTACCGTTTGGATATGAGTTTATTAATGCAAAATATCCAGGGGAATGGTCAGAGAAAGCAGGAGAACTTTATAAAGGGGCAATGAAGGTCTCGGGTAATTTTGATTTGGTTGATGAAATTGCTGAGCTGACGGATGGAACTGTAACTATTTTCTTAGGTAATACAAGGGTAACTACGAACGTCATTAGAGATGAGCAACGTGCTATAGGAACACAGGTTTCAGAAGAGGTATCTAGCGTTGTACTAGGCAAAGGTGAGACTTTTTATGGAGAAGCAAATGTAGTTGGGGAAACTGTTCAAACGGGTTATATGCCAATTCGTGATGCTAGTGGAGAAACAATTGGGATTTGGTATGTAGGTGCTTCTCAAGCCTTTATTGAAGAAGTTGTCAAAGAAACCATGCAAATGTTTTTTGTTATTCTAGCGACTGCCTTTGTTGCTATCTTCTTTGTCCTCATTTGGTATACAAAACGAATTTCCAGGCGCCTAATGAATGTTACGAAAGTAATGGATGCAGCAGGAAATGGTGATTTTACGAAGGTTATCGAGGTTGATTCTGAAGATGAAATTGGTTGTTTGACTAAGAGTTTCGAAAACATGAAAATTAATCTGAAGAACTTAATCGACGATGTCATTCATACTTCGAATGAGGTTGCTACCTCATCTGAATTATTAAGTATAAACTCTGAGCAGACGTCAAAGGCCACAGAGCAAATTTGCGAAGCGATACAGGAAGTGGCTTTTTCAGCCGATAAACAAATTGATAGCACCGATGCAGCCGCAGAGACGGTAGAAGGAATATCTGCTGGAATGTTACAAATTACAACGAATATTCAAAACGTTACGGATGCTTCGGTTAAGACGAACCAAGCAGCAAATACAGGTAATCATGTTGTCATAAATGCAGTTGAGCAGATGAAGATTATTAATATTAAGACTGAAGAATCTTCTCAAGTTGTTAATAATCTAAGTCAAAAGTCAACTGAAATCAACAAAATACTTAGTTTAATAACTGCTGTAGCAGACCAAACAAACTTACTTGCATTAAACGCAGCAATTGAGGCTGCTAGGGCAGGAGAACAGGGGAAGGGGTTTGCAGTTGTAGCAGATGAAGTTAGAAAGCTCGCTGAGCAATCTGGAAAATCGGCGCAGCAAATCAGTCAATTGATTACTGAAATTCAACATGAGTCAAAGTTAGCGGTTGCTGCAATGACGGATAGTAAAGATGCGGTTAAAGAAGGTATTACTATTATAAGTGATGCTGGTAAGGTGTTTGAAAACATTTCATCATCCGTTGAGGGCGTATCATCACAATTACAAGAGGTTACGGCAGGCGTACAGCAAGTAACTGCTGGTGTGGATGAAATGGTTGTAATGACAAATAAAGTAAAAGAATTAACTGAACAATCAGGGCAATTCCTGCAAAATGTAGCAGCATCTACTGAGGAACAAACTGCTTCGATTCAAGAGGTAGCAGCAAGTGCAGTCAAATTATCAAATTTTGCAGACCAACTACGTGAAGCCGTAAAAGTTTTTAAAGTTAAGTAA
- a CDS encoding ABC transporter permease: MKKNVSRLHDQYKQKKRIESIQIRISQLSILVFFFASWELSGRMRWIDPLLFSMPSRVWKLFVEKIQDGTLLTHTTVTLFETIAGFILGTLIGTMIAATLWWSPFLSRVFDPYLVVLNSMPKIALGPILIVGLGPGYLSIIAMGALISVIITTLVVYNAFKGVDDNYIKVVQTFGATKSQAFKSVILPATVPTIISTLKVNVGLSWVGVIVGEFLVSKQGLGYMIIYGFQVFNFNLVILSLLVIAVLATIMYQAVEVLERRLIKHLR; encoded by the coding sequence TTGAAGAAGAACGTATCTAGATTACATGATCAATATAAGCAAAAAAAGCGGATTGAAAGCATTCAAATTCGAATTAGCCAATTAAGCATTCTTGTGTTTTTCTTCGCCTCATGGGAATTATCAGGAAGAATGCGTTGGATTGACCCATTACTTTTTAGTATGCCATCAAGGGTATGGAAGTTGTTTGTAGAAAAGATCCAAGATGGAACACTACTTACCCATACAACGGTAACTTTATTCGAAACGATTGCTGGGTTTATTCTAGGTACCCTTATTGGTACGATGATCGCCGCAACTCTTTGGTGGTCACCTTTTTTATCACGAGTCTTTGACCCATATCTTGTTGTGCTCAACTCCATGCCCAAAATAGCTCTTGGACCCATCCTAATTGTCGGACTCGGACCAGGGTATTTATCGATCATTGCCATGGGGGCACTAATTTCTGTTATTATTACGACCCTTGTTGTCTATAATGCCTTCAAGGGGGTCGATGATAATTATATAAAGGTTGTGCAAACCTTTGGAGCCACAAAATCACAAGCATTTAAATCCGTCATTTTACCAGCCACCGTACCTACAATTATATCAACCTTGAAGGTAAACGTTGGCTTATCTTGGGTAGGAGTTATTGTTGGTGAATTTCTCGTATCAAAGCAAGGTTTAGGCTATATGATTATTTACGGATTCCAAGTCTTTAACTTTAACTTAGTCATACTAAGTTTACTAGTAATTGCTGTTCTAGCGACTATCATGTATCAGGCTGTAGAGGTACTTGAACGAAGACTAATCAAACATTTGAGATAG
- the cspD gene encoding cold-shock protein CspD: MQQGKVKWFNAEKGFGFIEVEGHDDVFVHFSAIQGDGFKTLEEGQAVSFEIETGNRGPQAVNVEKI, encoded by the coding sequence ATGCAACAAGGTAAAGTAAAATGGTTCAATGCAGAAAAAGGCTTTGGTTTTATTGAAGTAGAAGGACATGACGACGTTTTTGTTCATTTTTCTGCTATTCAAGGCGATGGTTTCAAAACTCTTGAAGAAGGTCAAGCAGTGAGCTTCGAAATTGAAACTGGCAACCGCGGTCCACAAGCCGTTAACGTTGAAAAAATATAA